DNA from Vitis vinifera cultivar Pinot Noir 40024 chromosome 19, ASM3070453v1:
CCCTGAGGAAGCTGTTTCAGACGAGAGAGACGTAATAAAGAATGTGATTGTGCTGTGGCTCCACAACAATAGCTTACTCCACTGATGTGATTTTCAATGATGCAGTAGGCTAAGGGTGGAAAACTAGAACAATAATAGTGATGCCCAAAGGGATTAGCGTTGATGAAGCCCATGTAACTTGGTATCGTCCTCATGTTGGAGGCTGCCATGTTCCGGGCTTGAAGGATGCCCCAGTTCCTGTGGGCTCTGTTGTGTCGGTTTCTTTGGGGTTCCTGCAAATACAATATGCCATCAGCCCCCTGTTCAATGGATTTCAATCTCTGTATATATTAATAACAAGTCTCATACGAAAATACTAGTTAGACTGGATCACACAACAAGCAGGAGACAAGAGTTTACGTTTGGAGATTAAGACTGCAGCCTGCAACCAGTATCTAGATTGGGCTTTTGCCTTTCATACCAATGACAGTATAAACCAATAAATTAGGCAAATTCTTCCAATCAATGCTTGGAACATGGAAATCCAAAAGGGAACTGCAATGAGGAGGAAAAGGAGAGACCCGATCACCAGAATTCTACACTGGATTTTTAAACATCAAGAGCAGAAAGCAGAGTGGGATTCCTCATGATGAGCTCACAACTTCAATTATCACCCAACAAAAGGAGGAAAGAGGGAAATGTACTAACACCGGTTTCACCAATCAGTGGAAGATCATAACAAGCAATGTGAACAATTTACAAACAGTAACCAAGAAAGCTTTATAGCAAATGCAACAAGCAGACTTAAAAAGTTGAGTTTTGCCCACATAGAAGAAAGATACAATGGAGGGAATGATAAAGAATGCCTTGGGTAAGATTTTGGATGCAGCACCTACATATAGGCTGTAGAAGAAGTTTAGACTAGGATTTTAGGCCTAGGACGAGACCTAATTAACATAAATGAAATACATGATTTTCTATAAACATAAACCAATCTTGTACATGATCAACACCCTGCAGTATGTTGAAGGTTATATCTGTTAGCAACTACAAACCTCACACTGAATTTCAACAATATCAGCAGACTGAAAAATGGATGGAAGAAATAGTTGACTGATATTGATTCGTTAATAAAGCTGGAACTTATAATTAATTAGGTTACCTCATGTCATCCATGGCATCAGATGCTTCTTCCATTTTGTCACCTTTCAAACCAAACACATAATAAAACATTGTCAGCACCTGGTGACAAgataaaaaattcttcaaatattcaaagggaaaaaagaacCATCAATTAGGGGGAGAAAATGGTATGATTGCAATGTTGGCTTCAATATATTATGCTCCAGAACCAATTATATTTAAGAACACTTGACAGTTTTCCATGCTCTACAGAAAGACGAGCAACCATGAAATAAGAGCCTCAGCTTTGATATAAATCCAAACTTGCATCCCAGTGATAGTTAATAGCTTTTCCAgtcataaaacataaataaataaattaagagaaaaaaacccTAGGATGAGGCAACTCATAATCACCAAGGCTTATTTCCACAGAATTTCTCAGATTTTTGTATCAGGTTCATGCTTCTATCTGTTGGGTTGTCGGCATGGAATAATTATAGCTTCAATCTGTTGTGTCAATTTTTTAACTGATATATGAATTTACCATTATACTGAATCCAATATAAGATATGTGAGGAAATAGgaatatatatgaattattCCCATAAGTATGCTACATGTGTTTTCATGAACACCACATATGCATATTCATTTGCATTGAGGAGCGgatctaaaaatatattacagCTACATATGAAAAAAGGAGATATTGATTGAACTGCAAGGAGTAAAAACCGGTAACTCAACATGGAATTAAAGCTAATTATTTAATAGGCTTGACAGAAAATCTTCAAAATAAGGAGTACTTCGATTATAGAATAGGGTACCTTCCGAAGCAGCTGGGAATTGCCGAATGAAACTTTTCAAATCTGGACCTCCAACTTTACCTAATCATATATAAACAGAGTGGCATAACCATTGGTTTCATAAGCATAACAGGGCAATCGCCAAGACATTTTTATTAAGGACTCACCAGTCTTCACCACCTTGCGAGTACTGCCTTCTTTGGCCTTTCTCTCCTCTTCCTCCTTCAGAACTtcgttaaataaaaataacattgatcAAGGTCTTTGAACAGAGctgaaaaataatgattaagCATCCAAACTTAAAAGCCAATGACAACTTTTTCACATGAAAAACTTAAAAGATTATAATGAGTAAACATAGAGAATACAGGAAGTCTACAAAGCACCAAAACCATTCTCTGATAACAACTTGGGGGAGTAAATCAATTTGAGGTTCGTGCCTGGTTTTTAAATCTGTATGTTTAGCAGCTTGGGGAAGTTACCATCATAAGGGAGAGGGAACTGTAAGTTGCTAAAGGTCTTTCACAAGGCCCCATTTGTTGGTCAACAAACTATACATCGGTGCCTCGTAGGACAGGCACAGTTGGCAAAAGGTTGGTTGAGGATGGGGAGTGCCAAGTTTGATACCATGCACAAGGAAAAAGGTTACCTTTCCAAAAAAGGGAAATGCCTCAAAATTCACTTTGGAAGGGTATTTAGCAACATAACAGCAGATAAATGggtaaattttacaaaatatgcAAATGATAAGAGATCCAATGGTTAGAAGTGAAATCATGGTATTGCAGGAAGAGGATGTTTTACAATATATGTGAATAATATTGagatacaatatttttttccaattaggAAACTATTGAACATTTTGCAAATAACTCTCACTATCATTTACTTCTTCCTAACTCGGatagatatttatatgaaaactGTGGCACAAACAATAGTCCATGGTTCAGGAAAATTGAGAAATCTCTACTACTAACTAGTTATCAATCAACTATGAATTTGCAAAAAAATCAAGAGGGGCAATATCATCATCGCAGTAGCTGAAGCAACAAATCAAGTAGcagaaacaaatataaaaagatataaattaaaaatttaatcacaCATACGAGCAACATTCAATCTAACACGTTCACGCCTAGCTTCCAGCTCAATCATTTCCTGTAGAAGGAAAATCAACAACAATGTCAAGTATTAGTTAGCAAATTATGTCTAAAAGAGTTAGCTTTTGAGAAAACAAGTATCAAACATAGCATGAGTAAAAAATTACTCATCAGTGCAGGTTTTAATTACAAGACAACTGTGGAATAATTGAGTCAAACAAAACATAGTGAATCAGGACTTTTTTAACCTAACGATACCATCATGGTACCATAAAACTGAAGCTTCGACACCCCAACAGCCAAGACACTGGGGTGCATGAATTTAACCTTGTTGAGGAAAGTGTGACTTTAAGAACTTATTGTATTCTTCTTTGAGGTTTTCCCAACAGCATTCTCTCAAATGGAAAGATGATGCATTcacttttaataatatttccatTTTTAGACCACAAAAGGCACCATCTGAATAAccagaaattttataaatagaagTAACTAGCGGGAGAGACAAAGTTGGAGGCAGCAGTTAGAACTTTAAGTAGACTGGTTGGCTTTCACAGACACAAGTTGAAATAGTATCCTAGCACTTCTTTTTCACAATCATAGAACATATGAGCAAAGGAGCAGGCCAAAAGAGACCAGACTAAGCTATCCTTTCTATGTTGTGTCTAGCGCTAGCACACCCCATAAAATAGTAACAGAACTGAATAAACTACATCAAAATGATCTCATTTGACATGGAAACCTTGTAGAAAAACATCTATATTATACCTCTGGTGTGGGAGCTACCTTCCGCTGCCCATTCAGCCAGCATATCCATTCaactacaacaaaaataaataaataaataatgggaaaaaaatCAAGTAGAATAAACAAAATGATGCAAGACAAGCATTTTCTTAGCATGGCCTACTTAACATATCTCATCTACTCAAGTGTACTTGAGTAACTATGATTTAGTTCAACAGACCACTGCAGAACTCCAAGAGAAAAAAGTGTTAGGAGTGCATAAAATATAGTCCATTCCATTAGATCATATCCAGAAACTTTTCCTAAGAAGTTGGCACCAAAGGAATTATGCCACAAAAACCTACCTGGAATGGAGGTAGGATCCTTTTCCCCTTTGAACACAACCCATCTTTTCTCTTTCACTGTACATTAAGCAAATAAACAGCGAAgaattaagataaaattttacaaaggaTTTAACCCCATAATAATATATGCAAACAAATTACTAACTATGGCTGAAAATTGTTCAAGGTGTGTTTTGTTGAGGATCCAAAATCTTTCTTTTACCATGGAATTGGTTTTTCTAGATTTTGGGTTGACTGAactcaaatttaattccaaatccATGGGTATGTAAATCAAGTGAAATGTGAATTTGGAACTGGGACCTCCAATTCAAATTCCAAAAATCCTGTTTCATACCACCAATCACTGTTATTATGATTCATGAAGAGTCAATGCCTTAGTGTAAATTAGAAGACTGTTACACCTTTTATGAATATAAAgagttacaattttttattccacCCTCAATTTATAGATGGGGGTTTACTATTCCATTATAATGATTAATGGAAATTATGCCATAATTGTATATGATgtggaaattaaaaagaaagagcATAGCTTACATGTTTAATGGTCATTAATGGGATGATAAAAGGTTAGTTcatgtttatataaaattaaggtCCCAAATTATACTTTCAATTTTGGTTGCTAAACTTTTGTGACAACCTACACCACATTAAATGGGCAATGTTTGGAAATAAGTGAAAGCCTTTTGTGCACCCTAAAACCAAATTCTTGTATTGGATTTGGAAATTAAACcttatgccaaaaataaaaattttcttatgattAGTCATTAGAGAAGCCCTCCCTATATGTAAGTATCTAAAACCTAAGAGAATTGAGATTATAAACGTGTGTTATCTATGCAATGAAAGTAGTGAAAATATTAaccatatttttagaaaattagtCATTAGAGAAGCCCTCCCTATATGTAAGTATCTAAAACCTAAGAGAATTGAGATTATAAACATGTGTTATCTATGCAATGAAAGTAGTGAAAATATTAaccatatttttagaaaatgccCTTTATGAGTAATTTGGGATCGCATGGATTTCAATGGTCCTACCCTTATATCATATGAAGGAGAGTTTTTATCTTGGCTTGAAATGGTGgacaaaaattacaaaatcaatTGCAAATTTTAAACCAACCTATGGAAAAGATTGCCATTATCATGTAGAGCTTCTAGATTCATAAAAATCAGGTAGTGTTTAGGAAGAACAATCCCAACCCCTTTCTCGTTATTGAGAAAGAT
Protein-coding regions in this window:
- the LOC100258888 gene encoding uncharacterized protein LOC100258888 isoform X1, which gives rise to MKNHHICNKLDPDRNLDPEPQKPLSERQNPQTQTTKLRFKKCKCYNVEPGGEKRDPFDWFCECENGFNLKFSRSRCRSCCRELLGSSAAGQWWVQTKLGIGISSEKKRSMVSVMKEKRWVVFKGEKDPTSIPVEWICWLNGQRKVAPTPEEMIELEARRERVRLNVALLKEEEERKAKEGSTRKVVKTGKVGGPDLKSFIRQFPAASEGDKMEEASDAMDDMRNPKETDTTEPTGTGASFKPGTWQPPT
- the LOC100258888 gene encoding uncharacterized protein LOC100258888 isoform X3, whose translation is MSKLLSRIAGFFSSRTMVGADKVGNRYFIRKEEVDGIMKEKRWVVFKGEKDPTSIPVEWICWLNGQRKVAPTPEEMIELEARRERVRLNVALLKEEEERKAKEGSTRKVVKTGKVGGPDLKSFIRQFPAASEGDKMEEASDAMDDMRNPKETDTTEPTGTGASFKPGTWQPPT
- the LOC100258888 gene encoding uncharacterized protein LOC100258888 isoform X2, whose amino-acid sequence is MKNHHICNKLDPDRNLDPEPQKPLSERQNPQTQTTKLRFKKCKCYNVEPGGEKRDPFDWFCECENGFNLKFSRSRCRSCCRELLGSSAAGQWWVQTKLGIGISSEKKRSMVSVMKEKRWVVFKGEKDPTSIPVEWICWLNGQRKVAPTPEEMIELEARRERVRLNVALLKEEEERKAKEGSTRKVVKTGKVGGPDLKSFIRQFPAASEGDKMEEASDAMDDMRVLIMYKIGLCL
- the LOC100258888 gene encoding uncharacterized protein LOC100258888 isoform X4, whose protein sequence is MSKLLSRIAGFFSSRTMVGADKVGNRYFIRKEEVDGIMKEKRWVVFKGEKDPTSIPVEWICWLNGQRKVAPTPEEMIELEARRERVRLNVALLKEEEERKAKEGSTRKVVKTGKVGGPDLKSFIRQFPAASEGDKMEEASDAMDDMRVLIMYKIGLCL